One window from the genome of Crassostrea angulata isolate pt1a10 chromosome 2, ASM2561291v2, whole genome shotgun sequence encodes:
- the LOC128173157 gene encoding uncharacterized protein LOC128173157 encodes MAVIVMICTLVFVLSFNLFKLTENRVCWGVSGKVCCDGYMLIQTTGICQKCPIGLFSDNCSEKCSPPNYGEDCQSICQCPDIDCHFVNGCLQDTTTLTTHWQLSSTNEIKNRLSASVTFKVLNSTSLYQTEDQDFPADVNLPIDNDLFKNSFLINLVQAVVSLVGVFVFFFAACVVTYIYFKCFRQKTDVNRLNSNQCGSEYKSLSFEAVECESPLRPEPEQQANLELTYLTPVFRNDEKSETNILAESEIVADIPMHNRKICSQTRDESKLTTDNLKDHVYIEILEHNIERSGVHEGRDGENR; translated from the exons ATGGCTGTTATAGTCATGATATGTACGCTTGTATTTGTGCTctctttcaatttatttaaactaACAGAAAACCGTGTATGCTGGGG AGTTAGTGGAAAAGTTTGTTGTGATGGGTATATGCTGATTCAGACAACTGGAATTTGCCAAA AGTGTCCTATAGGATTATTTAGCGACAACTGTTCTGAAAAATGCAGCCCCCCAAACTATGGAGAAGACTGCCAGTCCATATGTCAATGCCCTGATATTGACTGTCATTTTGTTAATGGGTGTTTGCAGGATACCACAACTTTAACAACCCACTGGCAACTAA GTTCAACGAACGAAATTAAAAATAGACTCAGCGCATCAGTAACATTTAAGGTATTGAACAGTACAAGTTTATACCAAACTGAAGATCAGGATTTTCCCGCAGATGTCAATTTACCAATAGATAATGACTTATTCAAAAATagctttttaattaatttagtcCAAGCAGTTGTGAGTCTCGTGGGAGTTTTTGTGTTCTTTTTCGCTGCATGCGTTGTcacatacatatatttcaagTGTTTCCGGCAGAAAACGGATGTTAATAGACTAAACAGCAATCAATGTGGATCTGAATACAAATCCTTGAGTTTTGAAGCAGTGGAATGTGAGAGTCCGTTACGTCCAGAACCAGAGCAACAGGCTAATTTGGAGTTGACTTATCTTACACCAGTGTTTAGAAACGATGAGAAAAGTGAAACAAATATTTTGGCGGAAAGCGAAATCGTAGCAGACATCCCAATGCACAATCGAAAAATTTGTTCACAAACTAGAGATGAATCGAAATTGACTACTGACAATTTGAAAGACCATGTTTACATTGAGATTTTAGAACACAATATCGAAAGGTCAGGAGTACATGAAGGTCGTGACGGTGAAAATCGATGA
- the LOC128173218 gene encoding uncharacterized protein LOC128173218, translated as MASCIHILLMFATLLTQTSSGDQEKCSQAIHDLIKVVASCPTSKQEWDIAASKKNCEQLAALCNTSKKPYLYHCVINGFRNQTLEVCAQGRIIFGHCTEYNVAGEIIQRHDTAKCNSTFPKCDWSYYSTEAYKFPDCYELVYMKHDSKTTTVPTEERTTTSKPDETETNNPLLYVVIVAVLVICALVLSIVILCKRQRRSAPNGEEERIGLIKKKQDSSIKYFYIKAKHFQRFFYVNNLAKDCELRLEKILKDKNRRKCMSDKDVMIKVVGNLTNDNLDLLSKVKAKKNMHGEKLEISWGAAPLLCFQNDLQTESALEILRGENACHKILIQSDVPFDKTRGADCSIDIVGQNKRQIKEIIKSCLEEQLDQVLQDWLGKLKHEDLNKQTSEIIHEIEAIRKNLILDTSNNTAAPDVPCFDNKPIVPVNVKDYLLGRSDVNSFGIWGCSTFKIFVNKRIDKRILESNLIDLDQNFFEKYHPKIELKYMVEKQTMRHYDSTSLKYNLGETLKKLSTKPYDEAKEKIYRRLSQIQIYWLLSVYSKMF; from the exons ATGGCATCTTGTATCCATATTTTACTGATGTTTGCCACGCTTCTCACACAG ACGTCAAGTGGGGATCAAGAAAAATGCAGTCAAGCCATCCACGATCTTATAAAAGTCGTGGCATCGTGTCCAACATCCAAACAGGAGTGGGATATTGCTGCAAGCAAGAAAAACTGCGAACAATTAGCGGCATTGTGTAATACAAGTAAAAAACCATATCTCTACCACTGCGTCATAAACGGATTCAGAAATCAAACGTTAGAAGTTTGTGCACAAGGGAGAATTATATTTG GACATTGCACAGAATACAATGTTGCCGGAGAAATTATCCAACGTCATGATACGGCCAAATGCAACAGTACATTCCCAAAATGTGATTGGTCCTACTATTCCACGGAGGCCTACAAAT tcCCTGACTGTTATGAACTTGTTTATATGAAACACGATTCAAAGACAACGACTGTTCCAACAGAAGAAAGAACAACAACAAGCAAACCGGACGAAACCGAAAC aaacaatcCTTTACTTTATGTGGTGATTGTTGCAGTGCTTGTTATTTGCGCCCTTGTATTAAGCATAGTGATACTTTGTAAAA GACAAAGAAGAAGCGCTCCGAACGGTGAAGAAGAACGCATTGGcctgattaaaaaaaagcaag ATTCATCAATCAAGTATTTTTACATCAAAGCCAAACATTTCCAACGctttttttatgttaacaatTTGGCGAAAGACTGCGAACTTCGTTTGGAAAAGATACTAAAGGACAAGAATAGAAGAAAATGCATGTCTGATAAAGACGTCATGATCAAAGTTGTTGGAAATCTTACCAATGACAACCTAGACttgttatcaaaagtaaaag CAAAGAAAAATATGCATGGGGAAAAGCTTGAAATCAGTTGGGGAGCAGCCCCACTTCTTTGCTTCCAAAATGATCTTCAGACAGAATCAGCCTTAGAg ATTTTGCGTGGAGAAAATGCATGCCACAAAATCCTAATCCAATCCGATGTCCCTTTTGACAAAACACGAGGAGCAGATTGTTCAATTGACATCGTTGGCCAGAACAAACGACAAATAAAAGAGATCATCAAATCATGTTTGGAGGAACAACTAGATCAAGTACTACAAGATTGGTTGGGAAAACTCAAACATGaagatttaaacaaacaaacatccGAAATAATTCACGAAATAGAGGCCATCCGTAAAAATTTGATACTTGACACAAGCAACAACACAGCCGCTCCTGATGTACCTTGTTTTGACAACAAACCCATTGTTCCAGTTAATGTTAAGGATTATCTACTTGG ACGGAGTGACGTAAATAGTTTTGGAATATGGGGATGTTCAACATTCAAGATCTTTGTCAATAAGAGAATTGACAAGAGAATATTAGAGAGCAACCTGATCGATTTGgatcaaaacttttttgaaaaatatcatccaaaaatagaattaaaatatatgGTAGAAAAGCAGACCATGCGGCACTATGATTCTACATCGCTAAAGTACAATTTGGgagaaacacttaaaaaattatCTACAAAACCATACGACGAGGCAAAAGAAAAGATTTACCGACGACTATCGCAAATCCAGATCTATTGGTTATTGTCTGTATATagcaaaatgttttaa
- the LOC128172914 gene encoding uncharacterized protein LOC128172914: MLNCVLFGTELNAKIKKSKRIESPLQQSTKEDVSEEESKSTVYVFYKAKYFQAFHYCYKLARDCRRRIEKIIKSSDVEDVMHEDLYIRIGIVGKLIDADYKLISEGRAKKELPEDGHIWTASPLLCFQNDLSPSTALQLLILKKEIRCNTVIITKCSDDKNDKADMSNPKNIHTEEELLRTITTCLNKPLKEMLERWLANLDTEVSSKQAAGIKAEVEAIRKQMEFDDCNESASISVSPVVSTTYVVPDDVKNYLFSNSEVYSFGIWMDSSFKVFVKNDTDEKTLMDKLMNLNQAFIEKYHLEIEKRKIALKQTLKQGDSIQAKAHSDDNEYCEGTLGGFVIKVDDKKKIYALTCNHLFPEPNQLAYIEDNQNIKEIGFCVYTTREKSCDFAAIEINDAFVSKCDIALRRDDKKKTNAKVNTKELKNVGIVHKIGKATDVTTGMVLSPEYYDKVMNDSNRGYIFLVKGTDGQFSEKGDSGSLVFCRPRSAQQTHVDILGIVYGNNLIVHDDDDDDDDERTKHSPSEGAVETKSDAENTDNGQYPENISCCYRIDTALELFKKNYSKTFEVKFQDDLPLTSLSQSANSDDSNEDHSE; the protein is encoded by the exons ATGttgaattgtgttttgtttgGAACTGAATTGAATGCCAAAATTAAGAAG AGCAAAAGAATAGAAAGTCCTTTGCAGCAATCAACCAAGGAAGATGTCTCGG AAGAAGAATCAAAGTCAACAGTATATGTATTTTACAAAGCAAAGTATTTCCAAGCTTTTCATTATTGCTACAAACTTGCAAGGGACTGTAGACGTCGTATAGAAAAGATAATAAAAAGCAGTGACGTAGAAGATGTAATGCATGAAGACCTCTATATCAGAATAGGAATTGTGGGAAAATTAATTGATGCCGATTATAAATTAATATCGGAAGGAAGAG CGAAGAAAGAATTGCCAGAAGATGGACATATTTGGACTGCATCTCCTCTACTTTGCtttcaaaatgatttatcaCCATCAACGGCATTACAG TTGCtgatattgaaaaaagaaattagatGCAACACTGTTATTATAACCAAATGCAGTGACGACAAAAATGACAAAGCAGATATGTCCAATCCAAAAAATATTCACACAGAAGAAGAACTTCTTAGAACCATAACTACTTGCTTAAATAAACCGTTAAAAGAAATGTTAGAGCGTTGGTTGGCAAATCTCGATACTGAGGTTTCAAGCAAGCAAGCAGCTGGAATCAAGGCTGAAGTAGAAGCTATCCGTAAACAGATGGAATTTGATGATTGCAACGAATCAGCTTCTATTTCTGTATCACCGGTTGTGAGTACCACATATGTTGTACCAGACGATGTAAAGAATTACCTTTTCAG TAACTCAGAAGTTTACTCATTTGGAATATGGATGGATTCATCATTCAAAGTATTTGTCAAGAATGATACCGATGAAAAAACGTTGATGGATAAACTTATGAACTTAAACCAAGcctttattgaaaaatatcatcttgaaattgaaaaaagaaaaatagctCTGAAACAGACCCTGAAACAAGGTGATTCAATACAGGCAAAGGCACACAGTGACGACAATGAATATTGTGAAGGTACACTTGGAGGGTTTGTAATAAAAGTTGATGATAAGAAGAAGATATATGCCTTGACTTGTAATCATTTATTTCCAGAACCAAATCAACTTGCCTATATAGAAGATAATCAAAACATCAAAGAAATTGGATTTTGTGTTTATACAACAAGGGAAAAATCCTGTGATTTTGCTGCTATCGAAATAAATGACGCCTTTGTAAGTAAGTGCGACATAGCTTTAAGAAGAgatgataaaaagaaaaccaacgCAAAAGTAAATACCAAAGAGTTAAAGAATGTTGGCATCGTGCACAAAATAGGAAAGGCAACGGACGTGACCACCGGAATGGTCCTCAGTCCCGAATATTATGATAAAGTAATGAACGACAGCAACCGTGGATACATTTTCCTAGTGAAGGGCACAGACGGACAGTTTTCTGAAAAAGGTGACAGTGGATCGCTTGTTTTTTGCAGACCGAGAAGTGCGCAACAAACCCACGTTGATATTCTGGGCATTGTTTATGGCAATAACCTCATAGttcatgatgatgatgatgatgatgatgacgaacGGACCAAACATTCCCCAAGTGAGGGTGCTGTAGAAACAAAGTCAGACGCCGAAAATACTGATAATGGCCAATACCCCGAAAATATCTCGTGTTGTTATCGGATTGACACAGCACTTGAACTATTTAAAAAGAACTATAGTAAGACATTTGAAGTGAAATTTCAAGATGACTTGCCATTGACCTCTTTGTCACAATCAGCAAACTCAGATGATTCAAACGAGGATCATTCAGAGTAA